GCTTTCCTGCAGCTCTTAGCGCGAGTGACGCCATTTTTTCTTGCAATATTTTTTCTATATCAATGTGGTTCTCTTGGCCTTCCAGCACCATATCATTTGCGTTATTAGCAAGCATTCTTATGGCAAGCAAACTCACTCGAGTAGCGCCCCGATCCATAGCAAGATTACAATAATCGAAAAATTTTTCTGAGTTTGCTGAAGAAAACCAAGCGCATAAAACCGTATCCCCAATGTAGTTTTGCTCAGATGAGTTTATAAATTCTTCTGGAATAGAGTGGTCCGAGGTTTGAGAGTCAAAGAGCTTTAAGAAAATCTCTTTAATAATTGGGTATCTGCTGATTAGAGCTTCATTTTCTGTTAGAAGAGTTTTATTTCGAAGATTTTTGCTTGAGATAAACTTCAAAATTCCTTTTGAAAAAAAATAATTAGCTCTTTCTTGATTCTCGATATATATTTCGGCGTTTTTAAACCTTAAGTGATTTTCTGCTTGATTTAGCTTTTTCCAAGCATAAGATGTGTACCGGATATGACTCTTAGCAGCTGCCTCAAATGAAAGAATATCTTTTTTATTGTTAAGAAAGCTAGCTACGTAAGTAATGAGTTCAGGGACACCAAACAGAAAATGAGATTCAACTTCTCCTTCTTCATCATGTTCATCGACTCTTTGGGATTTCAATTTTTGGTCATTGGGGATTTCGAAGATAGTTCCGACTTCGAAAGCAGAGTCAAAAGGTCTTTTTGAATTTACAGTCATTCTTAGCACTTTGTTTTTTAAAAGGAACTTAATTTAAATTTTTTGATATTATTTGTAAATATATTTTGTTTTTTCATAATAATTCCTGTAAATATATTGAATAATTTACATATGTATAATCTAAAATTTAAATAATTTAAATAATTTAAATTTTTTAGTAACAAACCTACTTAAGATATTTTCTAGAAATAGAAGAAAGCCTAATTTTAAATAAATATTAAATGAAAATTGCCATTTTTTTCAGTTAGTCACCGCGTTTTTATGATAATCAATCTCTAAAGCGCCTCGTTTTCTAGCTTAAGCTGCAATTTAGATGCGCAGCTTTTAAGAATCAAGATGTATCTGCAGTTATTAAATGAATATTTCAATCATCAATAGGAATAGAAAGTTCAAAGAATAAAGCAGAGAATAATTTTCCTCGTCTGAGGATTACACTAAACATGATTTAGAGTCAAAATTAACTCATAGCAATGCTACTTGCTTTTTAAAAGTTTTACCTAAGCTTTTTATCTGGTAGCTATCTTCTTAAACCCTTTTATAGATCACCAAATAAATGGCACTTGTTTAAAGAAGACATATTCCATTTACCCTAAAATCTTATCGTTCTTTGAAAACTCAATATTAGCGTTATAGTCCCTCTTAAATCGCTCTAAGTAAGGCTTAGCTAAAATTTGTAGATTTTCCAAAACCATTACCTCCGGCTGACTAGATTGAAGTTATTGAGTAAGGGAGTTAGGGCTTAAGGATGAGTGTTTTTTGAGTTAAGAGATAGACTGTTTATAGTTTTAATTTAAGTACGCACTAGTTAGCAATTAACTTTAGTTTGAGCTAAAAGTAATGGCCTCTTCCCATATTTGATGGCGCCATTCTTCTAAAAGAGTATTTTCGCTAAAAAGTTCAACTTTATAGGTTAATATTCCATTTGTTTTTAAAAAGTTTTCATTTAATAAGCAGTAAATGTAGAGCCCTTGAAAACGATCAAGGTACAAGGTTTCCACAACCTCTTCTCGATTTCTAAAACGAATTCTAAGCTTAAGATGTAAATC
The Chlamydiales bacterium STE3 DNA segment above includes these coding regions:
- a CDS encoding hypothetical protein (Product derived from UniProtKB/Trembl:F8LBP7); translation: MRNSLKLLFISMFLLSGCCSQMLSVHTEYLSHEQLASYRIGTPDPKLTCPTIGQRLILSWNITSKYQNLPDLHLKLRIRFRNREEVVETLYLDRFQGLYIYCLLNENFLKTNGILTYKVELFSENTLLEEWRHQIWEEAITFSSN